A single Bacillus sp. OxB-1 DNA region contains:
- a CDS encoding DUF5050 domain-containing protein yields the protein MKRWAAVLALLLSISLLFPSFIEAKANNASLDLKGDHYQSRSFAVKSGDTYYVNTGSLENQAPGIYKMSKNLKQYRLIKKGSYSNITIHENSFIVFNEDEGLLQQLSLDGKVIKQYPEVTGSTFQVHGNFIYYNTDKGFYQMGVNGKGNKLLYKPKGYVQEYTVHNGWLYFTYTLPVSNDPYDMDVTFNLAKIKIGSPRKEVLLVKNVNNIDSIIVRDGYIYSVIHKNDKDLSRHLYRMDYSGKNVKRISNVETSSSFIGSKHIYFVNNTFDATQTLFRMTVDGKKIERVGTIPGRKSNMEYYDGVFYLEVQAPKQYKLSLHRISI from the coding sequence ATGAAACGATGGGCGGCAGTGTTAGCATTATTACTATCTATTAGCCTACTATTTCCTAGCTTCATTGAAGCAAAAGCGAATAATGCAAGTTTGGATTTGAAGGGGGATCATTATCAGTCACGGAGCTTTGCTGTCAAAAGCGGGGATACTTACTATGTAAATACAGGGTCTCTGGAGAACCAAGCTCCCGGCATATACAAAATGAGTAAAAACTTAAAACAATACAGACTCATTAAAAAAGGCAGCTATAGCAATATCACGATTCACGAAAATTCCTTTATTGTATTTAATGAAGACGAAGGATTGCTACAACAGCTTTCCTTGGACGGCAAAGTCATTAAACAATACCCGGAAGTGACTGGCAGTACCTTCCAAGTTCATGGCAATTTCATTTACTACAACACAGATAAGGGTTTCTATCAAATGGGTGTTAATGGAAAAGGCAATAAATTACTTTACAAGCCAAAGGGGTATGTCCAAGAGTATACTGTCCATAATGGATGGCTCTACTTCACCTACACTCTCCCTGTGAGTAATGACCCTTATGACATGGATGTCACATTCAATTTGGCGAAAATCAAAATTGGCAGCCCTCGAAAAGAAGTTTTGTTAGTTAAAAATGTTAATAACATTGATTCAATCATAGTGAGAGACGGCTATATCTATTCGGTCATTCATAAAAATGATAAAGACTTAAGTAGACATCTGTATCGGATGGATTACAGCGGGAAAAATGTAAAGCGTATCTCCAATGTAGAAACCTCATCTTCATTCATTGGCTCCAAGCATATTTACTTTGTGAATAATACATTTGACGCTACACAAACGCTTTTCCGTATGACAGTGGATGGGAAGAAAATTGAAAGAGTAGGTACCATACCTGGCCGAAAGTCCAATATGGAGTATTATGACGGTGTGTTCTATTTGGAAGTACAAGCTCCTAAACAATA
- a CDS encoding AbgT family transporter: MRKEKKRPNNEIGNKNFFQRSLDKIEKYGNKLPDIITIFVIITVGILLASFIAGTLGWKAVNPADNEVITVSNLLNKEGIVRILTGLVGNFMSFPPLGMVLVAMLGVGLAESTGLVSALMRKTVLSAPQFLILPIIALVGIVGNAAADAAFVVLPPIAAMLFLAINKHPIAGLVAGYAAVAAGFSANLLLNVLDVTLAGFTQSASEMVDPDFIASPAMNYYFSIVSTFVLIPVVVFVSKKIVEPRLGTYTGEFRGEAEQLTKDETRGLKWAGVTFLVFVITLLVLVIPENALLRDPETGSIMQSPFMSSLIPLILLAFFLPALAYGIASKTIKSDKDVANHLTTTISGMSYYILLSFVAAQMIAYFSWSNLGPVIAIKGANFLKDIGLVGLPLLLGFIILAALINLMIASSTAKWAILAPVFVPMFMYLGYNPAYTQMAYRIGDSITNTITPMLAYFAILLMLAQKYDKNIKIGTLISTLLPYTIFFGIVWSAFFAVWYLLGLPLGPGYGVHLK; the protein is encoded by the coding sequence ATGCGAAAAGAAAAAAAGAGACCAAATAATGAAATTGGAAATAAAAATTTTTTCCAAAGGAGTTTGGACAAAATAGAGAAGTATGGTAATAAGCTGCCCGATATTATCACGATATTCGTAATAATTACAGTTGGCATCTTATTAGCATCTTTTATAGCTGGAACCTTAGGTTGGAAAGCGGTAAATCCTGCTGATAATGAAGTTATTACTGTTTCAAATCTTCTAAACAAAGAAGGAATTGTCAGGATATTGACAGGGTTAGTTGGGAACTTTATGAGCTTTCCTCCCTTGGGAATGGTTTTAGTTGCAATGCTCGGCGTAGGATTAGCCGAATCAACAGGTCTTGTATCAGCCTTAATGAGAAAAACCGTATTAAGTGCACCCCAGTTCCTTATTTTACCTATAATAGCGCTAGTCGGTATTGTAGGGAATGCCGCAGCAGATGCGGCATTTGTTGTATTGCCTCCAATTGCAGCAATGCTATTTCTAGCTATTAATAAACACCCTATTGCAGGTTTAGTAGCCGGATATGCAGCCGTGGCCGCAGGGTTTAGTGCAAACTTGCTGCTAAATGTTTTAGATGTAACATTGGCTGGGTTTACACAATCGGCATCTGAAATGGTAGATCCGGACTTCATTGCTTCACCTGCTATGAATTATTATTTTAGCATCGTTTCTACCTTTGTACTTATCCCTGTTGTTGTATTCGTTTCCAAAAAAATTGTAGAGCCACGATTAGGAACCTATACGGGAGAATTTAGGGGGGAAGCCGAACAGCTGACTAAAGATGAAACACGCGGGCTTAAGTGGGCTGGAGTTACATTTCTGGTTTTTGTGATCACTTTATTAGTGTTGGTAATTCCTGAAAACGCTTTATTACGAGATCCAGAAACCGGCTCTATTATGCAATCGCCTTTTATGTCTTCACTCATACCATTAATTCTTTTGGCATTCTTTTTACCGGCTCTAGCTTACGGTATTGCTTCAAAAACTATTAAATCGGATAAAGATGTAGCTAATCACCTTACAACCACTATATCCGGTATGTCTTATTATATTTTACTTTCCTTTGTTGCGGCACAAATGATTGCCTACTTTAGCTGGAGTAACTTAGGACCAGTAATAGCAATTAAAGGTGCTAATTTCTTGAAAGATATTGGTCTAGTAGGTTTACCACTTTTACTAGGCTTTATCATATTAGCGGCCTTAATCAACCTTATGATTGCCAGTTCAACTGCTAAGTGGGCTATCTTAGCGCCTGTATTCGTGCCTATGTTCATGTATCTGGGATACAATCCCGCCTATACACAAATGGCATATAGGATTGGGGATTCCATAACGAATACAATTACACCAATGTTGGCCTATTTTGCAATTCTGCTCATGCTTGCCCAAAAGTATGATAAGAACATAAAAATTGGAACTTTAATCTCCACTCTTTTACCTTATACAATATTTTTTGGAATAGTCTGGTCTGCATTTTTTGCGGTATGGTACTTGCTGGGTCTCCCGCTTGGACCTGGGTACGGAGTTCATCTGAAGTAG
- a CDS encoding alanyl-tRNA editing protein yields MTKELFLTDSYLTQRNVHVINIEADRIELDETIFYPTGGGQEHDTGTLKQADRLYNIHKVKKENGKIVHYIEQPEGLTVGPAKITIDWDRRYEFMRHHSMLHIVGAVFHRKYNSLCTGNQIYLDKARIDLTEISSLSEEEIASAIQEANEEAQSNYTISSRILPRESVVNLSESVKTIVNLIPNSVQEIRFVSIGDIDEQPCGGTHVRQTSEVGKIILEKTKRKGKGITRLELKIN; encoded by the coding sequence ATGACAAAAGAGTTGTTTTTAACAGACAGTTACTTAACGCAACGCAACGTTCATGTCATCAACATTGAAGCCGATAGAATCGAATTGGATGAAACTATCTTTTATCCCACAGGGGGCGGACAAGAACATGATACTGGAACACTGAAGCAAGCTGACAGGCTGTACAACATACACAAGGTTAAAAAAGAAAACGGAAAAATTGTCCACTATATTGAACAGCCTGAGGGATTAACAGTAGGACCTGCGAAAATCACAATTGATTGGGATCGAAGGTATGAATTTATGCGTCACCATTCTATGCTTCATATCGTGGGAGCAGTTTTCCATCGAAAATATAATTCACTTTGCACTGGTAATCAGATTTATCTAGACAAAGCACGGATAGATCTGACTGAAATTAGTAGCTTAAGTGAGGAAGAAATCGCTTCAGCTATTCAAGAAGCTAACGAAGAAGCGCAATCTAACTATACGATTTCTTCAAGAATCCTCCCTAGAGAAAGTGTAGTGAATTTATCAGAGTCAGTTAAAACAATTGTGAATCTCATACCAAACTCAGTCCAAGAGATTCGGTTTGTCTCTATCGGCGATATTGACGAACAGCCATGTGGCGGTACGCATGTAAGACAAACGAGCGAAGTGGGAAAAATTATTCTAGAAAAAACCAAGAGAAAAGGCAAAGGAATTACTAGACTGGAGTTAAAAATTAATTGA